The following proteins come from a genomic window of Pseudodesulfovibrio alkaliphilus:
- a CDS encoding substrate-binding periplasmic protein: MSKITRRQALALLGSTAAAVALTPSLALADRQGLTCCWDRHFPPFSMELDGTMTGILVDCMDKLLGERMGYALTHSGLDWPSAQAMVERGQGDVLCTNPTPQRQGYVLFAETPVVESLPSIFCSADNPRLAEINAVADLDGLRPFRQVDYAGNGWATRTFPPDHPIDYVDSLSTALSMVASGEADIFVGNSLAALHTLREAGLKAKVRVRQLPVGEPSSFHFGLRAAHPDAPAILERFSAVQDQAMDEGVIREIILGYL, from the coding sequence ATGAGCAAGATTACCCGCAGACAAGCCCTGGCCCTGCTCGGCTCCACCGCAGCCGCCGTCGCCCTGACCCCCTCGCTGGCCCTCGCCGACCGCCAGGGACTGACCTGCTGCTGGGACCGGCACTTCCCACCCTTTTCCATGGAACTCGACGGGACCATGACCGGCATCCTTGTGGACTGCATGGACAAGCTGCTGGGCGAGCGCATGGGCTATGCCCTCACGCATAGCGGCCTGGACTGGCCCTCGGCCCAGGCCATGGTCGAACGCGGCCAAGGCGATGTCCTGTGCACAAACCCCACCCCCCAGCGCCAGGGATATGTCCTGTTCGCCGAGACCCCCGTGGTGGAGAGCCTGCCCTCCATCTTCTGCTCCGCAGACAACCCCCGGCTGGCCGAAATCAACGCCGTCGCGGACCTTGATGGGTTACGCCCCTTCCGGCAGGTGGATTACGCGGGTAACGGATGGGCGACCCGGACCTTTCCGCCGGACCACCCGATCGACTATGTGGACTCCCTGTCCACGGCCCTGTCCATGGTCGCCTCCGGCGAGGCGGACATCTTTGTGGGCAACAGTCTGGCCGCGCTGCACACCCTGCGCGAAGCCGGGCTCAAGGCAAAGGTGCGCGTCCGGCAACTGCCGGTTGGCGAACCGTCGAGCTTCCATTTCGGCCTCAGAGCCGCCCACCCGGACGCCCCGGCCATTCTCGAGCGGTTCTCGGCCGTCCAGGACCAAGCCATGGACGAGGGCGTCATCCGCGAAATAATTCTCGGCTACCTCTGA
- a CDS encoding MarC family protein: MGNLFVSLYIKLFFLLTPFFVLTVFLSLTEGMEKMQQRSVAIRTSVAVLIISLILYFAGNPIFSTLGITMDGFRVGAGSLLFLSAVSLVSGKRTRPEPEENTDMAVVPLAIPITVGPATIGTLLILGAELGGPTEQALGAAALVCACLTVTALLFSATAIHRLIGPMGLAVLTRITGLVLSAMAAQIVFTGIRNFLT; the protein is encoded by the coding sequence ATGGGTAACCTTTTTGTTTCGCTCTATATCAAACTCTTCTTTTTGCTGACACCGTTTTTCGTGCTCACGGTCTTTCTGTCGCTGACCGAAGGCATGGAGAAAATGCAGCAGCGCAGTGTGGCGATCAGAACATCCGTGGCCGTGCTGATCATCTCCCTGATCCTGTATTTCGCGGGCAATCCCATCTTCTCCACCCTGGGCATCACCATGGACGGATTCCGCGTGGGCGCAGGCAGTCTGCTTTTCCTTTCGGCCGTGTCCCTGGTCTCGGGCAAGCGTACGCGGCCCGAGCCGGAAGAGAACACGGACATGGCCGTGGTGCCTCTGGCCATACCCATCACCGTGGGTCCGGCCACCATCGGCACCCTGCTCATCCTCGGCGCCGAGCTGGGCGGTCCCACGGAACAGGCATTGGGCGCGGCCGCCCTGGTCTGCGCCTGTCTGACCGTGACCGCACTCCTCTTCTCGGCCACGGCCATCCATCGGCTCATCGGCCCCATGGGGCTGGCCGTGCTCACACGCATTACCGGGCTGGTCCTCTCGGCCATGGCCGCCCAGATCGTATTCACCGGGATCAGGAACTTCCTGACCTGA
- a CDS encoding substrate-binding periplasmic protein — MDRLSPAQVCRGTHLCFALVCLWLALPVAAAAGQVKMQAIVYPPLVYANGDRLWGVVPEVVREIQHLAGDDSELEEVPWLRAFERAKTEPMHALFAIVRIPEREPLFKWVGPVFEEGDYFFKRKGSPLEIKTLEDAMAVERIAARKDGYTHKAMAARGFTNLDIGPSYDSSYLKLHQGRVDLVLMGERTYRYMVSHAGLDPDDFERTEYLFNESSAWLAFSLDVPDEMVAQWQQALDTIKANGVYDAIMERNFAH, encoded by the coding sequence GTGGACAGACTTTCCCCCGCCCAGGTCTGCCGGGGTACCCATCTATGCTTTGCCCTGGTCTGCCTCTGGTTGGCCCTGCCGGTCGCGGCAGCGGCTGGACAGGTGAAGATGCAGGCCATTGTCTACCCGCCGCTGGTCTATGCCAACGGCGACAGACTGTGGGGCGTGGTGCCCGAGGTCGTCCGTGAGATCCAGCACCTCGCGGGCGACGACAGCGAGCTTGAGGAGGTGCCCTGGCTGCGGGCCTTCGAGCGGGCAAAGACCGAGCCCATGCACGCCCTTTTCGCCATTGTCCGCATCCCGGAGCGGGAGCCGCTGTTCAAGTGGGTCGGTCCGGTATTCGAGGAGGGGGACTATTTCTTCAAGCGCAAGGGAAGCCCTCTTGAAATCAAGACCCTTGAGGATGCCATGGCCGTGGAGCGCATCGCGGCCCGCAAGGACGGCTACACCCACAAGGCCATGGCGGCCAGGGGGTTCACCAACCTCGACATCGGCCCGAGCTATGATTCGAGCTACCTCAAGCTGCACCAGGGCCGCGTGGACCTCGTGCTCATGGGCGAGCGCACCTACCGCTACATGGTCAGTCATGCGGGCCTCGACCCCGACGACTTCGAGCGCACCGAGTATCTCTTCAACGAGTCGAGCGCCTGGCTCGCCTTCTCCCTTGATGTCCCCGATGAAATGGTGGCGCAATGGCAGCAGGCCCTTGACACCATCAAGGCCAACGGCGTGTACGACGCCATCATGGAACGCAATTTCGCCCACTAG
- a CDS encoding DNA repair protein RecN, with translation MLELLRIKDLALIEDMELEFSPGLNTLTGETGAGKSFIMRAVDFLLGERMDAALVRPGKEKASVEALFVLPEGETVIRRELSAETGRSRVYINDQLSSQPTIRDMRQSLVIHTSQHGQQKLLSPAYQAEVLDSFLPDPSLLTARNDALAVLNDVLERKARLMARYETVEKQREFLEFQKKEIDRVKPRPGEEDDLEERKKILKDRERAGECLQNALNILHGEVGLLDAMTLLTREMEIIARLFPGFEDDREAIEELRMMLHDLDSRLRRGPEGQDLDDDHMSLDDIEARLFELARLKRKLKRGLNEIVDLKSEIDENLSFLDACALDLKALKAEEDAAAKALKATLTTLGRARQKAAGSLCQRIVTELKDLGFSEHVKVHYEFDAREIYPGCEDLRGRLMWVPNPGQPAQPLDKIASGGELSRFLLALVTMNGENANDHDALPTLIFDEVDAGIGGLTLNAVGARLRTLADRQQTLLITHWPQLAGRADRHFLIQKDVVDGATYTRCDRLDGQRIRAELSRMAGGGEQGDALAEKLCR, from the coding sequence CAAGTCGTTCATCATGCGCGCCGTGGATTTTCTTCTGGGAGAGCGCATGGACGCCGCCCTGGTCCGGCCGGGCAAGGAAAAGGCATCGGTGGAGGCCCTCTTCGTCCTGCCCGAGGGCGAGACGGTCATCCGGCGCGAACTCTCGGCAGAGACCGGCCGCAGCAGGGTCTACATCAACGACCAGCTCTCGTCCCAACCCACCATCCGCGACATGCGCCAATCCCTGGTCATCCATACCAGCCAGCACGGCCAGCAAAAGCTGCTTTCCCCGGCATACCAGGCCGAGGTGCTCGACTCCTTCCTGCCCGACCCCTCGCTGCTCACTGCGCGCAATGACGCCCTGGCGGTGCTCAACGACGTGCTCGAACGCAAGGCCCGGCTCATGGCCCGCTACGAGACTGTCGAAAAACAACGCGAATTCCTTGAATTTCAGAAAAAGGAAATCGACAGGGTCAAACCCCGCCCCGGCGAGGAGGACGACCTTGAGGAACGCAAGAAAATCCTCAAGGACCGCGAGCGGGCGGGCGAGTGTCTGCAAAACGCCCTGAACATCCTCCACGGCGAAGTGGGTCTGCTCGACGCCATGACCCTGCTCACCCGCGAAATGGAGATCATCGCCCGGCTCTTCCCCGGCTTTGAGGACGACCGCGAGGCCATTGAAGAGCTGCGCATGATGCTGCACGATCTCGACTCGCGGCTGAGGCGCGGCCCCGAGGGCCAGGACCTGGACGACGACCACATGAGCCTTGACGATATCGAGGCGCGATTGTTCGAACTGGCCCGGCTCAAGCGCAAGCTCAAACGGGGTCTGAACGAGATCGTGGACCTGAAGAGCGAGATCGACGAGAACCTCTCCTTTCTTGATGCTTGCGCCCTCGACCTCAAGGCCCTCAAGGCCGAAGAGGACGCGGCCGCCAAGGCCCTCAAGGCAACCCTGACCACACTGGGCCGGGCGCGGCAGAAGGCCGCTGGCTCGCTGTGCCAGCGCATTGTGACGGAACTCAAGGACCTGGGCTTCTCGGAGCATGTCAAGGTCCACTACGAATTTGATGCCCGCGAAATATACCCTGGCTGCGAGGATCTGCGCGGCAGACTCATGTGGGTGCCCAACCCCGGCCAGCCGGCCCAACCCCTGGACAAGATCGCCTCGGGGGGCGAGCTGTCGCGCTTCCTGCTCGCCCTGGTGACCATGAACGGCGAGAACGCCAACGACCACGACGCGCTGCCCACTCTCATCTTCGACGAAGTGGACGCAGGCATCGGCGGCCTGACCCTCAACGCTGTCGGAGCACGGCTGCGCACTCTGGCCGACAGGCAGCAAACCCTGCTCATCACCCACTGGCCCCAACTGGCAGGCAGGGCTGACCGACACTTCCTCATCCAAAAAGATGTGGTGGACGGCGCCACCTACACCCGCTGCGACCGCCTCGACGGCCAGCGCATCCGGGCAGAGCTCTCGCGTATGGCGGGCGGCGGCGAGCAGGGCGACGCCCTGGCCGAAAAGCTCTGCCGGTGA